A genome region from Pygocentrus nattereri isolate fPygNat1 chromosome 10, fPygNat1.pri, whole genome shotgun sequence includes the following:
- the klhdc2 gene encoding kelch domain-containing protein 2 has translation MAEMDDDGDLHDVRDEDDDDSDQEEEGDFEWDAPEDARDFDWVEEQEVVLDADTSKSFHLDTPAERSGHIAVVDRNCMYVWGGYKNAEATAFFDLYLPKNEVWIYNMEMGRWRMKLSKGDLPAPMSGSCGVCVDGILYLFGGHHARGNTNLVYRLPLRASTLFWERMKDLKGLAPTCKDKLGCWVYKNKLAYFGGYGYVAQAGHRGTFELDENSLMGNHVGRGWNNHIHVLNLETLSWSQPITKGNAPTPRAAHACSTLGNRGYVFGGRYMDHRLNDLYYINMDTWEWSEMSVPQHGPVGRSWHSFIPVSSDHIFLFGGFTTNRETLSDAWLYCVSTNEWRPFKHSHTESPRLWHTACSGPDGEVFVFGGCANNLLSHQRAAHSNELLIFNVQPKSLLRSCMEVIVHHRQQLESMWDCLPKHLLHSIKQWIGTTNTGGS, from the exons ATGGCAGAGATGGACGACGATGGTGATCTCCACGACGTCCGGGATGAAGACGACGACGATTCTGATCAGGAAGAAGAGGGGGATTTCGAATGGGATGCGCCGGAAGATGCAAGAGACTTTGACTGGGTTGAAGAGCAAGAGGTCGTTCTGGACGCAGACACTTCCAAGTCCTTTCACTTAGACACTCCAGCAGAGAGGAGTGGACATATTGCTGTGGTCGATAGGAACTGCATGTATGTTTGGGGAGGATACAAG aatGCTGAAGCAACAGCCTTCTTTGACTTGTACTTGCCAAAGAATGAAGTCTGGATATACAACATGGAGATGGGAAGATG GAGAATGAAGCTGTCAAAAGGAGACCTTCCTGCCCCTATGTCGGGCAGCTGTGGTGTATGCGTAGATGGCATTCTTTATCTCTTTGGAGGCCACCATGCTAGAGGGAATACTAATTTG GTTTATCGTCTGCCTTTGAGGGCATCAACGCTTTTCTGGGAGAGGATGAAGGACCTGAAGGGTTTAGCCCCCACGTGTAAAGACAAACTGGGCTGTTGGGTGTACAAGAACAA GTTGGCATATTTTGGGGGCTATGGATATGTGGCACAAGCAGGTCATCGCGGGACATTTGAATTAGATGAGAATTCACTCATG GGTAACCACGTGGGACGGGGTTGGAACAATCACATTCACGTTCTCAATCTTGAAACATTGTCTTGGAGTCAACCCATCACAAAG GGAAATGCTCCAACCCCAAGAGCAGCTCATGCCTGTTCCACTTTAGGAAACCGAGGTTATGTCTTTGGAGGGCGTTACATG GATCATCGTCTGAATGACCTGTACTATATCAACATGGACACCTGGGAATGGAGCGAAAT GTCTGTACCACAGCATGGTCCAGTTGGCCGCTCATGGCACTCTTTCATACccgtttcatctgaccatatctTCCTGTTCGGTGGCTTTACTACCAACAGAGAAACGCTGA GTGACGCCTGGCTGTACTGTGTGAGTACAAATGAGTGGAGACCATTTAAACACAGCCACACGGAAAGTCCCAG ACTCTGGCACACAGCATGCTCAGGTCCAGATGGggaagtgtttgtgtttggaggCTGCGCCAATAACCTTCTCTCACACCAGCGAGCA GCCCACAGCAATGAATTATTAATCTTCAATGTTCAGCCCAAATCGCTGCTTCG